One Citrus sinensis cultivar Valencia sweet orange chromosome 5, DVS_A1.0, whole genome shotgun sequence genomic window, atgttatttaaatttattatgtgattattgtgttgttgaatttaatttatttatttttatacatagattgaatgagtttaagtTAGAAATTGGATGAATTTAGCTATTAGAAAgtagattgaaataatttttatttaccatTTGTGCAAAATTTACATTGTTAGTgtgttatatatttgtatttgactattttcttttttaaagcttgagattgaatgagtttatttgattattttcttttttaaaacttgCATTGTtagagaaatgaaagaaaaaattgaagttatcACATGTGGGTTTAGAAGCCCGGATCAAAACCTAGACCCGGAAGGTGCCGAGCTCGAGCCCAGACCGCACCCAAAAAAACTGGATTTTAACTCGGGTCCGGTCTTGCATTTCACTCATCCGGTCCGGTCTCGGGCAACACCAAAACCCAGACCGGACCCGAATTTTGCCAAGCTTAAAAAATAGTCACCAACACTCTTAACCTTTTAGAAAAGGACAATGAAACTCTGTTTTAACCATTATATCCTTTACTTCCATTATCccaaaaaattgactttaaaaaagttttaataatgcaaatattatataaataatgtaatctATGCAGtagacaaataatattaaaatattttaataaatttaaatatgtaaattattttatttattttagtaatatttatttattgtagacattttaaataaatattcgcattaaatagattttacaattaaaaaaacctCACATACTAATGGtgctaaaattattattttacataatattcaaaataatttaaattttaatacatctattttaatattatgattctatttattataaaatttactttaatatagtAAACTATAtctaatagattgtaaaatattaaatattgaaattattttaaaatgtatatattattacatttattttaatgttatatttttgttgttataaAACATttgagtcaattttttttaaaataatagaggTAAAAGGTATTATATTCAAAAAGGAATTTGATatctctttttaaaaatttaaagatgttaatgatcattttctcaaattttggagatgtaaattttattttttcaatattatttaaataacctGTTGGTAATactttaagtaattaatttacataaagaaatgagatttttaataCAACATTCAGATCTCGAGACtccttaattattattattattattattattattgtaagaCTAAGATgctagaaaagaaattaaaaaggcaTAGTTGTGAATCTAAATACCGTTGAACATTAACTTCAAAGTCCAAAAACTATTTAATGCATTCCGCGTACCCCGGCGGCCCTTAGCGACTTTGTCCAACCACCTGTGCCTCTCAACAAATTTAGTAAATGCACACTGCCACACACCTTCTCATGTGACTATGCCTATGGTCTCTCTTCCACATCAGTTACATCTGTCTAGCTACCTCACTGTTCATGTCTGATGTCCACAGCAAACCCACCGGTGGTAGCTTCCACGGCGGCGACGACGACAACCGGCGTCGGCCTCGGCTATGGCATCGCTATTGCCGTTAGTATTCTTGTCCTAATATCCACCATAATGCTTGCTTCTTATGCTTGCATTCGAGTTAAAGCAAATGCAAATCGTGGTGGTGGTAGCGGTGGTGGTAGCAGTAGTAACAGTAATCCCACGCCCAATTTTGATGCCGTTGACTCGGGGCTGGCGGGTGTGTTAGTGTTAGGTTTAGATGGGACAGTTATAAACACGTATCCCAAGATTATATTGGGCGAGAGTATGAGAATGCCCGGACCAAATGACTATGGCCCGTGCTCTATTTGTTTGTGTGATTACAAGCCTAAGGATTCAGTACGTTGCATTCCAGATTGTCATCACTGTTTCCATGCTGATTGTGTTGACGAATGGCTCCGGATGAGTGCCACGTGTCCTTTGTGTAGAAGTTCTCCTGCTACTCCTTTGGCTGAGGTTGTGCCTTTGGCTTCCCATGCCAGGTGACGAttcatttgattattttgtatcaatttttatttttagtttttccaAGTTACAAATTTAGGTTTTCCGGATTCTCTTagtcttgtaattttttcaaaatcacgGAGAGATAGTatcaaaagagagaaatttcATTGGATGGCTTCTGTTTTGTTTTCCATTGCAACATCGATTGAGAAATTATTCTTTAAGTAATATTAGCAATAAAGTAAACGCGAATGTTTATAGAACACTTTAATTTGGTAGCTTAACTTTCTTAATTAAGCTAAAGTACAACCATTTTAATTATAGGAGATgttatttcaacttaaaattttagcacaaatttAAAGTTATTATTTCATGCAATTGAATGATATGtattaaaagttaaagtaatatttaataatgcCAATTTATCTACCATTTGACTGTATTAGATCAATGacttaaaatttgtataaaaaatttaagttgaaataaccaaatcattaaatatatttgttattttatattagaaaataaaaaataataagcagTTCCATGTAGTGTCTAAAAGGAGCTTTTCGCcccttaaatataaaattttatgtgtattttGAACATTGTCTCATTAATGAtttgaaacaaagaaaaaaaaggccctcttaaattttaaaagtatgaaaaaaaaatcacatattAAAAGAATGCTTTGTCTTTACCTTAACAGTTACCGCATGGTTTGGAATGTTggcttttttcttctttaattcttcACTACTCTTTTCTCTAATTCTTCACACTTCACTGCTCTTTTGttctaaaaaatgaaactgTCTCAAGAAGCTTACTGCTGATTTGTCGTTCTAATCATTTAGGTAAGCTCTTTTCTTGATTGtcactttgttaattatatatatatatcgatATTAGATGAAAGAATTAAGGTTATatttcaagaaatttttaattttcatgttatAGTATTGATAACGAGGTTATCTTTACATAATTTCAACATATGAAAATATGACAGgacaattataaatatattgaatgaaatattttaatgaatttacattttagtatttgttaattattaaacattttttaaaaaattatactactATTTAAAGTTAGCATCTGTTACATTGAATTCCTGACACCACCGCAGAGGATATTAAGATGAGATGAGTCtaattataattcttaatCCTACACTTTTTTTGGTTTGGAATGTGAATGACTAACCCTAAAAAAGGGTCTTTGGGACTAAAATATGAGAACTTTAAAAGGCCTTAGctatatgataaaattctgTTATGAattcacttttttctttttttcaacaaattaattgaCTAAAATTTTGATGGGGTCCCTAAATTAGGAGGCAGAAACCGAGGTTGGCAGGCTGGTGTGTA contains:
- the LOC102606853 gene encoding putative RING-H2 finger protein ATL69, giving the protein MSTANPPVVASTAATTTTGVGLGYGIAIAVSILVLISTIMLASYACIRVKANANRGGGSGGGSSSNSNPTPNFDAVDSGLAGVLVLGLDGTVINTYPKIILGESMRMPGPNDYGPCSICLCDYKPKDSVRCIPDCHHCFHADCVDEWLRMSATCPLCRSSPATPLAEVVPLASHAR